One Peromyscus leucopus breed LL Stock chromosome 4, UCI_PerLeu_2.1, whole genome shotgun sequence genomic region harbors:
- the LOC114701688 gene encoding cystatin-C-like, translating into MASSLRVPLLLLALLAMASATAPKQGRRLLGGLQEADVHEEGVQRALDFAISEYNKGSNDAYHSRAIQVVRARKQIVAGVNYYLDVEVGRTTCTKSQPNLADCPFHDQPHLMRKALCTFQIYSVPWQGTHSLTKSSCKDA; encoded by the exons ATGGCCAGCTCGCTGCGCGTCCCGCTGCTCCTGCTGGCCCTCCTGGCCATGGCCTCGGCCACCGCCCCCAAGCAAGGTCGGCGCCTGTTGGGAGGCCTGCAGGAGGCCGATGTCCACGAAGAGGGCGTGCAGCGAGCTCTGGACTTCGCCATCAGCGAGTACAACAAGGGCAGCAACGACGCGTACCACAGCCGCGCCATACAGGTGGTGAGAGCCCGTAAGCAG ATCGTGGCTGGAGTAAACTACTATCTGGACGTGGAGGTAGGCCGAACCACATGTACCAAGTCCCAGCCAAACTTGGCTGACTGTCCTTTCCATGACCAGCCCCATCTGATGAGG AAGGCACTCTGCACCTTCCAGATCTACTCCGTGCCCTGGCAAGGCACACACTCCCTGACAAAATCCAGCTGCAAAGATGCCTAA